A DNA window from Streptomyces canus contains the following coding sequences:
- a CDS encoding TetR/AcrR family transcriptional regulator, with protein sequence MSAVSTPPPTTTTARRDAEATKAAILRAARYLLARTPHADITLKAVAERAGVSPPLIVKYFGNKDALFARVMSFESDATDLFDAPLDELGRHMVRHVLTGQIERGADPLLRIAFAPVQGAHGDILRVNFRSQVVERLAERLQGPDAGLRAELAVGTLLGLGVMYGIARGTELRASAVEDVVDRYAPTVQAHLTP encoded by the coding sequence ATGAGTGCCGTGAGCACACCGCCCCCCACCACCACGACCGCCCGCCGGGACGCCGAGGCGACCAAGGCCGCCATCCTCAGGGCGGCCCGCTATCTCCTGGCCCGCACCCCCCACGCCGACATCACCCTCAAGGCGGTCGCCGAACGCGCCGGGGTCAGCCCGCCGTTGATCGTGAAGTACTTCGGCAACAAGGACGCCCTCTTCGCCCGCGTCATGTCCTTCGAGTCCGACGCCACGGACCTGTTCGACGCCCCCCTGGACGAACTGGGCCGTCACATGGTCCGCCATGTCCTCACCGGCCAGATCGAACGAGGCGCCGACCCCCTGCTCCGGATCGCCTTCGCCCCCGTCCAGGGCGCACACGGTGACATCCTGCGCGTCAACTTCCGCTCCCAGGTGGTCGAACGCCTCGCGGAGCGCCTCCAGGGCCCCGACGCCGGTCTGCGCGCCGAACTGGCGGTGGGCACCCTCCTGGGCCTGGGCGTGATGTACGGCATCGCCCGGGGCACCGAGCTGAGGGCGAGCGCCGTGGAGGACGTGGTGGACCGGTACGCCCCCACGGTGCAGGCCCACTTGACGCCCTAA
- a CDS encoding MFS transporter, whose protein sequence is MHQQGPISPPRGASLRTRLTVPVLAMCGTLMAVMQTVVVPLLPDLPRLTHSSPGAVSWMVTATLLSGAVLTPVLGRAGDMYGKRRVLTGALGLMTLGSVMCALSSDITVLIAARALQGAAASVVPLSISILRDELPPERRGSAVAMMSSTVGIGAALGLPLAAMVVQYADWHTMFWMTSALGALGVTAVSWAVRESPVRQPGRFDVPGALGLAVGLVSLLLGVSQGGQWGWGSPRVVGLFLVSVVVLALWWWRQLRTDQPLVDLRLVTRPRVGLSHVAALLTGFAFYANSLVTAQLVQAPKATGYGLGLSIVATGLCLLPGGVTMLLFSPLSARISTSRGPRVTLALGAAVIACGYAVRIADSRDLWMVIVGATVVSTGTTLAYSALPTLILRAVPAEQTASANGVNVLMRTIGQATSSAAVAAVLVHHTSLVGGAPVPTLHGYLLAFALAGAVALAACAAALTIPGDAPGGTRRARGRTRGARDEAMEGA, encoded by the coding sequence ATGCACCAGCAGGGCCCGATATCCCCGCCGCGCGGAGCAAGCCTGCGGACCCGGCTCACCGTGCCGGTGCTGGCGATGTGCGGCACGCTGATGGCCGTCATGCAGACCGTGGTCGTCCCGCTGCTGCCGGACCTGCCCCGGCTGACCCATTCCTCGCCCGGTGCCGTCTCCTGGATGGTCACGGCGACCCTGCTGTCCGGTGCGGTCCTCACCCCGGTACTCGGCCGTGCCGGTGACATGTACGGCAAGCGCCGGGTGCTGACCGGCGCCCTCGGCCTGATGACGCTCGGCTCGGTGATGTGCGCCCTGTCGTCCGACATCACCGTGCTCATCGCGGCTCGCGCCCTTCAGGGTGCCGCCGCCTCCGTGGTGCCGCTGTCGATCAGCATCCTGCGCGACGAACTGCCGCCGGAGCGCCGGGGTTCGGCGGTCGCGATGATGAGCTCCACGGTCGGCATCGGCGCCGCGCTCGGCCTGCCGCTGGCCGCGATGGTCGTCCAGTACGCCGACTGGCACACCATGTTCTGGATGACCAGCGCCCTCGGCGCCCTGGGGGTCACGGCCGTGTCGTGGGCGGTCCGCGAGTCGCCGGTACGGCAGCCGGGCCGCTTCGACGTGCCGGGCGCCCTGGGACTGGCCGTGGGCCTGGTGAGCCTGCTGCTCGGAGTGTCCCAGGGCGGGCAGTGGGGCTGGGGCAGCCCCCGGGTCGTGGGTCTGTTCCTGGTGTCCGTCGTCGTCCTGGCCCTGTGGTGGTGGCGCCAGCTGCGCACCGACCAGCCCCTGGTCGACCTGCGGCTGGTCACCCGACCGCGGGTGGGCCTGTCCCACGTGGCCGCCCTGCTCACCGGCTTCGCGTTCTACGCCAACTCCCTCGTCACGGCCCAGCTGGTGCAGGCGCCGAAGGCCACCGGCTACGGACTCGGGCTGTCGATCGTGGCCACCGGCCTGTGCCTGCTGCCGGGCGGAGTCACCATGCTCCTGTTCTCACCGCTCTCGGCCCGGATCTCCACCTCCCGTGGTCCGCGCGTCACGCTCGCCCTCGGTGCCGCCGTCATCGCGTGCGGCTACGCGGTGCGCATCGCGGACAGCCGCGACCTGTGGATGGTCATCGTGGGCGCGACCGTGGTGTCCACCGGCACCACCCTCGCCTACTCGGCCCTGCCCACGCTGATCCTGCGCGCCGTACCGGCCGAGCAGACGGCCTCCGCCAACGGCGTCAACGTCCTGATGCGCACCATCGGCCAGGCCACCTCCAGCGCGGCGGTCGCGGCGGTACTGGTCCACCACACCAGCCTGGTCGGCGGCGCCCCCGTGCCCACCCTGCACGGCTACCTTCTGGCCTTCGCCCTGGCGGGCGCGGTCGCCCTCGCGGCGTGCGCGGCGGCGCTGACCATCCCCGGCGACGCCCCCGGGGGGACCCGCCGGGCCCGGGGCCGCACCCGGGGCGCGCGGGACGAGGCGATGGAGGGAGCATGA
- a CDS encoding FAD-dependent monooxygenase: MKVACVGGGPAGLYLSILLKRQDPSHDITVHERNPEGSTYGWGVTYWRGLLDKLHAHDPESSRAIEEASVTWNEGEARVRDLVTRRGSDPGFGIGRHRLLEILAERARSLGVRLEFEHEITGGNLPEADLVVAGDGVHSALRTEHAGHFGAETREGRNRYIWLGTSRVFDSFTFAFVETDHGWIWCYGYPFSPEGSTCVVECAPETWTGLGLGSANEADGLALLEKLFAEVLDGHPLIGRSAGPGSAQWLRFRTLTNRTWHRDNLVLLGDAAHTTHYSVGAGTTLALEDAIALADALRRHTELPQALVRYERQRTSELLSIQSAARYSAQWYESLSRYIGLPPEQMFALLGQRHSPLLPYVPPQLYYRLDKAAGQLEALRRIKRWLGPKVARSVHARELASRK; the protein is encoded by the coding sequence GTGAAGGTCGCCTGCGTCGGCGGCGGGCCCGCCGGCCTGTATCTCTCGATCCTGCTGAAGCGGCAGGACCCGTCCCACGACATCACTGTCCACGAGCGCAACCCGGAGGGCTCGACCTACGGCTGGGGCGTCACCTACTGGCGCGGACTGCTCGACAAACTCCACGCCCACGACCCCGAGTCGTCCCGCGCGATCGAGGAGGCCTCGGTCACCTGGAACGAGGGCGAGGCCCGGGTACGGGACCTGGTCACCCGGCGCGGCAGCGACCCGGGCTTCGGCATCGGCCGCCACCGCCTGCTGGAGATCCTCGCCGAGCGGGCCCGGTCGCTGGGGGTGCGGCTGGAGTTCGAGCACGAGATCACCGGCGGCAACCTCCCCGAGGCCGACCTCGTCGTGGCCGGTGACGGCGTGCACAGCGCCCTGCGCACCGAACACGCGGGCCACTTCGGCGCCGAGACCAGGGAAGGCCGCAACCGCTACATCTGGCTCGGCACCAGCAGGGTCTTCGACTCCTTCACCTTCGCCTTCGTGGAGACCGACCACGGCTGGATCTGGTGCTACGGCTATCCCTTCAGCCCCGAAGGCAGCACCTGCGTCGTCGAGTGCGCGCCCGAGACCTGGACCGGCCTCGGTCTCGGCAGTGCGAACGAGGCCGACGGACTCGCCCTGCTGGAGAAGCTGTTCGCCGAGGTCCTCGACGGCCACCCGCTGATCGGCCGGTCCGCCGGCCCGGGCAGCGCCCAGTGGCTCAGGTTCCGCACCCTCACCAACCGCACCTGGCACCGCGACAACCTCGTCCTCCTCGGTGACGCCGCTCACACCACCCACTACTCCGTCGGAGCCGGTACCACCCTGGCCCTGGAGGACGCCATCGCCCTGGCCGACGCCCTGCGCCGGCACACCGAGCTTCCGCAGGCCCTCGTCCGCTACGAGCGGCAGCGCACGTCGGAACTGCTCTCCATCCAGAGCGCGGCCCGTTACAGCGCCCAGTGGTACGAGAGCCTGTCGCGCTACATCGGACTCCCCCCTGAGCAGATGTTCGCCCTGCTCGGTCAGCGTCACTCGCCACTGCTGCCCTATGTGCCTCCTCAGCTGTACTACCGGCTCGACAAGGCCGCCGGGCAGCTGGAGGCGCTGCGCAGGATCAAGCGCTGGCTCGGGCCGAAGGTGGCGCGCAGCGTTCACGCACGGGAACTGGCTTCCCGCAAGTAG
- a CDS encoding SRPBCC family protein, with protein MSQVEESIEVGVPVHTAYNQWTQFETFPEFMSGVERIEQRTDTLTHWVTNVNGVHREFDAEITEQIPDERVAWTTIAGEAKQAGAVTFHRLDDAHTKVMLQMDFHPDSITEKVGDKLGFVKRQTKGDLERFKTFIEERGQETGEWRGAVI; from the coding sequence GTGTCGCAGGTCGAGGAATCCATCGAGGTCGGCGTGCCGGTGCACACCGCCTACAACCAGTGGACGCAGTTCGAGACCTTCCCCGAGTTCATGAGCGGGGTCGAGCGCATCGAACAGCGCACCGACACGCTCACGCACTGGGTGACCAACGTCAACGGGGTGCACAGGGAGTTCGACGCGGAGATCACCGAGCAGATCCCGGACGAGCGGGTCGCGTGGACCACGATCGCCGGCGAGGCCAAGCAGGCGGGTGCGGTGACCTTCCACCGCCTCGACGACGCCCACACCAAGGTGATGCTCCAGATGGACTTCCATCCCGACAGCATCACCGAGAAGGTCGGCGACAAGCTCGGATTCGTGAAGCGGCAGACCAAGGGTGACCTGGAGCGCTTCAAGACGTTCATCGAGGAGCGTGGTCAGGAGACCGGCGAGTGGCGCGGGGCGGTCATCTGA
- a CDS encoding ribonuclease H family protein, giving the protein MIERMGERLVAACDGASKGNPGPAAWAWVIADESETPDRWEAGPLGKATNNVAELTALERLLAATDPGVPLEIRMDSQYAMKAVTTWLPGWKRNGWKTSAGKPVANQELVVRIDELLDGRSVEFRYVPAHQVDGDPLNDFADRAASQAAIVQEPASSELGSPQPPPSPDTPKADRPARAKSPKRSGGSSSRTIKAKFPGRCLCGRSYAAGEPITKNVQGWGHPECRTEAAG; this is encoded by the coding sequence ATGATCGAGCGCATGGGTGAACGACTGGTGGCCGCGTGCGACGGCGCTTCGAAGGGAAATCCGGGACCTGCGGCCTGGGCCTGGGTCATCGCCGACGAGTCGGAGACGCCGGACCGCTGGGAGGCCGGGCCGCTCGGCAAGGCCACCAACAACGTCGCTGAACTCACCGCGCTGGAGCGGCTGTTGGCGGCGACCGACCCGGGTGTGCCGCTCGAGATCCGGATGGACTCGCAGTACGCCATGAAGGCCGTCACCACCTGGCTGCCCGGATGGAAGCGCAACGGCTGGAAGACCTCCGCGGGCAAGCCGGTCGCCAACCAGGAGCTGGTGGTCCGGATCGACGAACTGCTCGACGGGCGTTCGGTCGAGTTCCGTTACGTCCCCGCCCACCAGGTCGACGGCGACCCGCTGAACGACTTCGCCGACCGCGCGGCCAGCCAGGCGGCGATCGTCCAGGAGCCGGCGAGCAGCGAACTCGGCTCTCCGCAGCCGCCGCCGTCGCCGGACACCCCGAAAGCCGACCGCCCCGCCCGGGCCAAGTCGCCCAAGCGGAGCGGCGGTTCGTCCTCTCGTACGATCAAGGCCAAGTTCCCCGGCCGGTGCCTGTGCGGACGTTCCTATGCCGCGGGCGAGCCCATCACGAAGAACGTCCAGGGCTGGGGGCACCCGGAGTGCCGTACGGAGGCGGCCGGTTAG
- a CDS encoding TetR/AcrR family transcriptional regulator, with protein sequence MPTGIAIRDVREQLFDAAERILLRDGANALTSRAVTTEAGVAKGVLHRHFEDFDAFLAELVLDRIGRVEARSRALRESAGTGDVVDNLTAALTDLFGTIALRIVGLVIARDALRARLREMRGGGVPVLREATAMVAGYLAAERGLGRVPAGADVDVLAPALIGAAHLLFADTEGATPGAGEVRRVVAAVVTVE encoded by the coding sequence GTGCCGACAGGGATCGCCATCCGCGATGTGCGGGAGCAGTTGTTCGACGCCGCCGAGCGGATCCTGCTGCGGGACGGGGCGAACGCGCTGACCAGCCGGGCGGTCACCACCGAGGCGGGGGTGGCCAAGGGGGTTCTGCACCGCCACTTCGAGGACTTCGACGCGTTTCTCGCCGAGCTGGTCCTCGACCGCATCGGGCGTGTCGAGGCCCGCTCCCGGGCCCTGCGCGAGTCGGCGGGGACCGGTGACGTCGTCGACAACCTCACCGCGGCCCTGACCGACCTCTTCGGGACGATCGCTCTGCGGATCGTCGGCCTGGTCATCGCGCGCGACGCCCTGCGGGCCCGGTTGCGCGAGATGAGGGGTGGGGGAGTGCCGGTGCTGCGGGAGGCCACGGCCATGGTGGCCGGCTATCTCGCCGCGGAGCGCGGCCTGGGGCGCGTCCCGGCCGGCGCCGACGTGGACGTGCTCGCCCCCGCGCTGATCGGGGCGGCGCATCTCCTCTTTGCCGACACGGAAGGGGCGACACCGGGGGCCGGGGAGGTCCGCAGGGTCGTGGCCGCGGTTGTCACGGTGGAGTGA
- a CDS encoding class I SAM-dependent methyltransferase, whose amino-acid sequence MPTPAEEQQPHIQRDIAESYGSDAERYDRTRPRYPDALVERIVAGSPGRHVLDVGTGTGIAGLAFRAHGCRVLGVEPDARMAAFARRKGLDVEVAKFEAWDPAGRDFDAVVAGTVWHWVDPVAGADRAARALRPGGRLALFWNAFQPANDVAEAFTEAYARAVPGMPMDWRRMTGPDAYAGVCATAAAGIRKAAAFGEPEEWRFEWDRVYTREEWLDQVPTFGGHGQLPAEQLDALLSGLGDAVDAMGGSFSMHYTAVVVTAVRSD is encoded by the coding sequence ATGCCCACCCCAGCCGAGGAACAGCAGCCGCACATCCAGCGCGACATCGCCGAGTCGTACGGCTCGGACGCCGAGCGCTATGACCGGACCCGTCCCCGTTATCCCGACGCCCTGGTGGAGCGGATCGTTGCCGGGAGTCCCGGCCGGCATGTCCTGGACGTGGGCACGGGCACCGGCATCGCCGGGCTGGCGTTCCGGGCGCACGGCTGCCGGGTGCTCGGGGTGGAACCCGACGCCCGGATGGCCGCGTTCGCGCGTCGCAAGGGGCTCGACGTCGAAGTCGCCAAGTTCGAGGCCTGGGACCCGGCGGGCCGCGACTTCGACGCGGTCGTGGCGGGGACCGTCTGGCACTGGGTCGACCCCGTAGCCGGTGCGGACCGGGCGGCCCGGGCGCTGCGGCCGGGCGGACGGCTGGCCCTCTTCTGGAACGCCTTCCAGCCCGCGAACGACGTGGCCGAGGCGTTCACGGAGGCGTACGCCCGGGCCGTGCCCGGCATGCCGATGGACTGGCGCCGGATGACCGGCCCGGACGCCTACGCGGGCGTCTGCGCCACCGCGGCCGCCGGGATCCGGAAGGCGGCCGCGTTCGGTGAGCCGGAGGAGTGGCGCTTCGAGTGGGACCGGGTCTACACCCGCGAGGAGTGGCTGGACCAGGTACCCACCTTCGGCGGCCACGGGCAGTTGCCCGCCGAGCAGCTCGACGCCCTGCTCAGCGGTCTCGGCGACGCCGTCGACGCGATGGGCGGGAGCTTCTCGATGCACTACACCGCCGTGGTGGTCACGGCGGTGCGCAGCGACTAG
- a CDS encoding VOC family protein, which yields MAVQPEGTPCWADAMFSDVEGAKSFYGDVLGWTFGEAASEFGNYTQAYADGKAVAAVVPPMPGQEGHSQWCLYLASRDASATAGKIRDNGGELLMEPMQVGDFGTMCLARDPSGVVFGVWQAGTHEGFEAPPEQTGAFCWAEVYTREPEKSDAFFPAVFGYSARQMQDDAIDFRMFNLGDNTVLGRMKMTDDFPPEVPAYINVYFTVDNCDDAVARATKLGGVLRFGPMDSPFGRFAALSDPQGASFSVIDVTTTQGDMPQISDVP from the coding sequence ATGGCCGTACAACCTGAGGGAACCCCCTGTTGGGCCGATGCGATGTTCAGCGACGTCGAGGGGGCCAAGAGCTTCTACGGCGACGTCCTCGGCTGGACCTTCGGCGAGGCGGCGTCGGAGTTCGGCAACTACACGCAGGCTTACGCGGACGGGAAGGCCGTCGCCGCCGTCGTGCCGCCGATGCCCGGTCAGGAGGGCCATTCGCAGTGGTGCCTGTACCTCGCGTCGCGGGATGCCTCCGCCACCGCGGGCAAGATCCGTGACAACGGCGGCGAACTGCTCATGGAACCGATGCAGGTCGGCGACTTCGGCACGATGTGCCTGGCCCGCGACCCGAGCGGCGTCGTCTTCGGCGTGTGGCAGGCAGGCACCCACGAGGGCTTCGAGGCGCCGCCCGAGCAGACGGGGGCGTTCTGCTGGGCCGAGGTCTACACCCGCGAACCCGAGAAGTCCGACGCGTTCTTCCCCGCCGTCTTCGGCTACAGCGCCCGGCAGATGCAGGACGACGCCATCGACTTCCGTATGTTCAACCTCGGCGACAACACCGTCCTCGGTCGCATGAAGATGACGGACGACTTCCCGCCCGAGGTACCGGCGTACATCAACGTCTACTTCACCGTCGACAACTGCGACGACGCCGTCGCCCGCGCCACCAAGCTCGGCGGCGTCCTGCGCTTCGGGCCCATGGACTCCCCGTTCGGCCGGTTCGCCGCCCTCAGTGATCCGCAGGGCGCGAGCTTCTCGGTGATCGACGTGACGACGACCCAGGGCGACATGCCCCAGATCTCCGACGTGCCCTAG
- a CDS encoding zinc-binding alcohol dehydrogenase family protein gives MRAWSVAAPGPVEDGGLRFVTQPVPEPGDDELLVHVRACGVCRTDLHVTEGELPVHRPGVTPGHEVVGVVAGLGAAVRGVDVGERVGVAWLRRTDGACAYCVRGSENLCPASRYTGWDADGGYAEYTVVPAAFAYRLPGGLDDVSLAPLLCAGIIGHRALRRASLPPGGRLGLYGFGGSAHLCAQEALAEGATVHVLTRGAAARKLALKLGAASARDSWEMPPEPLDSAILFAPVGDLVPLALRALDRGGVLAIAGIHLSDVPALHHESELFYEKEVRSVTSNTREDGREFLTLAARHGVHATTHTYPLSEADRALRDLKAGHFDGAAVLVNDLS, from the coding sequence ATGCGGGCGTGGTCGGTGGCGGCTCCGGGACCGGTCGAGGACGGCGGTCTCCGGTTCGTCACGCAGCCGGTCCCGGAGCCGGGTGACGACGAACTTCTCGTGCACGTGCGCGCCTGCGGAGTGTGCCGCACCGATCTGCACGTCACCGAGGGGGAGCTGCCGGTGCACCGGCCGGGGGTGACCCCGGGGCACGAGGTGGTCGGCGTGGTGGCCGGGCTCGGAGCGGCGGTGCGCGGCGTCGACGTCGGTGAACGGGTGGGGGTGGCCTGGCTGCGGCGGACCGACGGCGCGTGCGCGTACTGCGTGCGCGGGTCCGAGAACCTGTGCCCGGCCTCCCGGTACACGGGCTGGGACGCCGACGGCGGCTACGCGGAGTACACGGTCGTACCGGCCGCTTTCGCCTACCGGCTGCCCGGCGGGCTCGACGACGTGTCGCTCGCTCCCCTGCTGTGCGCGGGGATCATCGGCCACCGGGCGCTGCGGCGGGCCTCGCTGCCGCCGGGCGGGCGCCTCGGACTCTACGGCTTCGGGGGCAGCGCCCATCTGTGCGCACAGGAGGCCCTGGCCGAGGGCGCCACCGTGCACGTCCTGACCCGTGGTGCGGCCGCACGGAAGCTGGCGCTGAAGCTGGGAGCCGCTTCGGCGCGGGACTCCTGGGAGATGCCTCCCGAGCCGCTGGACAGCGCGATCCTCTTCGCGCCGGTGGGTGACCTCGTCCCCCTGGCACTGCGGGCCCTTGACCGGGGCGGGGTGCTGGCGATCGCCGGGATCCACCTCAGCGACGTGCCTGCGCTGCACCACGAGAGCGAGTTGTTCTACGAGAAGGAGGTGCGCAGCGTCACCTCCAACACCCGTGAGGACGGCCGGGAGTTCCTGACCCTGGCCGCCCGGCACGGCGTGCACGCGACCACGCACACGTATCCGCTGTCGGAGGCCGACCGGGCGCTGCGGGACCTGAAGGCGGGGCACTTCGACGGGGCGGCCGTACTGGTGAACGACCTGTCCTGA
- a CDS encoding SGNH/GDSL hydrolase family protein, whose protein sequence is MRTSWIVGVLTAVLLLGACSDPSDGPETVPPTPDVSRAATTHQRAQSSPRPSAAVVAPRVLYLGDSLAMEAQQVLGQELRRELRATYTSAPYSGTTPCDYLEGTGKKSLVPDRDKAAALVRALHPDFVVLQFWGNAWGYTWCMDGISHAASPQKYFGRYRADLRRLTDQIAAAGGERRPRIVWVAQGPDPITPDRVRRVNELYEERAAASGDVVADAGATVAPTGSRYSWVQYLPCTSYEHEHPDYCTQPDRDRTALHLDKDYLHFCLAPTTSTPRPCPARSPGILRIAREITRVIGSP, encoded by the coding sequence ATGCGGACATCGTGGATCGTGGGGGTACTGACCGCAGTGCTGCTGCTCGGTGCCTGCAGCGACCCCTCGGACGGGCCGGAGACGGTGCCACCGACCCCGGACGTCTCCCGTGCGGCCACCACGCATCAGCGCGCCCAGTCCTCCCCGAGGCCCTCCGCGGCCGTCGTCGCCCCGCGTGTGCTGTATCTCGGCGACTCGCTCGCCATGGAGGCCCAGCAGGTCCTCGGGCAGGAGCTGCGCCGGGAGCTGCGGGCGACGTACACGAGCGCGCCGTACTCGGGGACCACGCCGTGCGACTACCTGGAGGGCACCGGGAAGAAGTCGCTGGTGCCCGACCGGGACAAGGCGGCCGCGCTGGTCCGCGCGCTGCACCCGGACTTCGTGGTGCTGCAGTTCTGGGGCAACGCGTGGGGCTACACGTGGTGCATGGACGGGATCAGCCATGCCGCCTCGCCGCAGAAGTACTTCGGCAGGTACCGGGCCGACCTTCGCCGGCTGACCGACCAGATCGCGGCGGCGGGCGGTGAGCGGCGGCCGCGGATCGTGTGGGTGGCACAGGGCCCGGACCCGATCACCCCCGACCGGGTCCGGCGCGTGAACGAGCTGTACGAGGAGCGGGCGGCCGCCTCCGGGGACGTCGTCGCCGACGCGGGCGCGACGGTGGCACCCACCGGGTCCCGGTACAGCTGGGTGCAGTACCTGCCGTGCACCTCCTACGAGCACGAGCATCCCGACTACTGCACCCAGCCGGACCGCGACCGCACCGCCCTGCACCTCGACAAGGACTATCTGCACTTCTGTCTGGCGCCCACGACGTCCACGCCCAGGCCCTGCCCGGCCCGCTCCCCCGGCATCCTGCGGATCGCCCGGGAGATCACGCGGGTGATCGGTTCGCCCTGA
- a CDS encoding VOC family protein has product MTTDGFTTCLWFDGQAEEAAHYYVSVFKNSSIGEIARYPEGAPQPAGSVLTVEFTANGHRFLALNGGPEFKFTEAVSFMIFCENQEEIDYYWTKLTEGGGEPGPCGWLKDRYGLSWQVVPDRLQAMVTDPDPAKSARVMKAFMAMSKFDIAALDKAYAGE; this is encoded by the coding sequence ATGACCACCGACGGTTTCACCACGTGTCTCTGGTTCGACGGCCAGGCGGAGGAGGCCGCCCACTACTACGTCTCCGTCTTCAAGAACTCCAGCATCGGCGAGATCGCCCGCTATCCGGAGGGCGCGCCCCAGCCCGCCGGCAGCGTGCTGACCGTCGAGTTCACGGCCAACGGCCACCGGTTCCTCGCGCTGAACGGCGGCCCCGAGTTCAAGTTCACCGAGGCGGTCTCCTTCATGATCTTCTGCGAGAACCAGGAGGAGATCGACTACTACTGGACCAAACTCACCGAGGGCGGTGGCGAGCCCGGCCCCTGCGGCTGGCTGAAGGACAGGTACGGCCTGTCCTGGCAGGTGGTACCGGACCGGCTGCAGGCCATGGTCACCGACCCGGACCCGGCGAAATCGGCCCGTGTGATGAAGGCGTTCATGGCCATGAGCAAGTTCGACATCGCCGCTCTGGACAAGGCCTACGCGGGCGAGTGA
- a CDS encoding epoxide hydrolase family protein, with the protein MTSAPTEHTDLVRAFRLDIPQSDLDDLHDRLDRTRWPDDLSATGWAYGVPAGYLRELAHHWRHSYDWRAAEARLNEWPQFTTVIDGTTVHFAHIRSPEPDATALVITHGWPGSIVEFLDVVGPLTDPAAHGGDPADAFHVVVPSIPGFGLSGPPADTGWEAGRIADAWAELMTRLGYERFGAQGGDWGSAISRELGRAHPERVIGVHLNLLPGAQATHEPTEEELAPLAPEQRERALESWRRWSAWSAEGTGYAVLHSTRPQTLAYALTDSPVGQLAWIVEKFQEWTDSAELPEEAVDRDRLLTNVMLYWLTGTAGSAARIYYERAHATGERAARPTEPSTAPTAVAVFPAEIQIPLRHKAERTENLVRWTEFDRGGHFAAMEEPDLLVDDVRAFFRQLREKD; encoded by the coding sequence ATGACGTCTGCGCCCACAGAGCACACGGACCTCGTCCGGGCCTTCCGCCTCGACATTCCGCAGAGTGACCTCGACGACCTCCACGACCGGCTCGACCGCACCCGCTGGCCCGACGACCTCTCGGCCACCGGCTGGGCGTACGGGGTGCCGGCCGGCTATCTGCGCGAGCTCGCGCACCACTGGCGGCACTCCTACGACTGGCGCGCGGCCGAGGCACGGCTGAACGAGTGGCCGCAGTTCACGACCGTCATCGACGGGACGACCGTGCACTTCGCCCACATCCGCTCCCCCGAGCCGGACGCCACCGCATTGGTCATCACGCACGGCTGGCCGGGCTCGATCGTCGAATTCCTGGACGTGGTGGGCCCGTTGACCGATCCGGCGGCCCACGGCGGCGACCCGGCCGACGCCTTCCATGTCGTCGTACCGAGCATTCCGGGTTTCGGGCTGTCCGGGCCGCCCGCCGACACGGGCTGGGAGGCGGGCCGGATCGCCGACGCGTGGGCCGAGCTGATGACACGGCTCGGCTATGAGCGGTTCGGCGCGCAGGGCGGCGACTGGGGCTCGGCGATCTCCCGGGAGCTGGGCCGCGCCCACCCGGAGCGGGTCATCGGCGTTCACCTCAATCTGCTGCCGGGCGCGCAAGCGACGCACGAACCGACCGAGGAGGAACTCGCCCCCCTGGCACCGGAGCAGCGGGAGCGCGCGCTGGAGTCCTGGCGCCGGTGGAGCGCCTGGTCGGCGGAGGGCACCGGGTACGCGGTCCTGCACTCCACCCGGCCGCAGACCCTCGCCTACGCCCTCACCGACTCGCCGGTCGGCCAACTCGCCTGGATCGTCGAGAAGTTCCAGGAGTGGACCGACTCCGCGGAGCTGCCCGAGGAGGCCGTGGACCGGGACCGGCTGCTGACCAACGTGATGCTGTACTGGCTGACGGGGACCGCCGGTTCGGCCGCCCGGATCTACTACGAGCGGGCGCACGCCACCGGCGAGAGGGCCGCCCGGCCCACCGAACCGTCGACCGCCCCGACCGCCGTCGCCGTCTTTCCGGCGGAGATCCAGATCCCGCTGCGGCACAAGGCGGAACGCACCGAGAACCTCGTGCGCTGGACCGAGTTCGACCGCGGCGGCCACTTCGCGGCGATGGAGGAGCCGGACCTGCTGGTCGACGACGTGCGGGCGTTCTTCCGGCAGCTGCGCGAGAAGGACTGA